In a genomic window of Zingiber officinale cultivar Zhangliang chromosome 9B, Zo_v1.1, whole genome shotgun sequence:
- the LOC122024444 gene encoding probable carbohydrate esterase At4g34215, translating into MMASIVSRALALLCLVVLASALSGHDQTSAGALIFVLAGQSNMAGRGGVCVDRWDGVVPPQCRPSRSILRLDARLRWEVAREPLHADIDVNKSCGVGPGMPFAHALLTSSLLPRQPPPEIGLVPCAVGGTSIQEWARGTALYGSLVLRARSATAAGRLAAVLWYQGESDTVAREDAEAYGGRMERLIQDLRADLFSPELRLIQVALASGEGNFTEVVRQAQKGIKLPNVACVDGRGLPLEADHVHLTTKAQVKLGKMLAEAYLSLTVMAD; encoded by the coding sequence ATGATGGCGTCCATTGTATCACGGGCGCTCGCGCTGCTCTGCCTCGTAGTGCTCGCCTCCGCGCTGTCCGGCCACGACCAGACGTCGGCCGGGGCGCTCATCTTCGTGCTCGCTGGACAGAGCAACATGGCCGGGCGTGGCGGCGTCTGCGTCGACCGTTGGGACGGCGTCGTACCGCCGCAGTGCCGCCCGAGCCGCTCCATCCTGCGCCTCGACGCGCGCCTCCGCTGGGAGGTGGCGCGGGAGCCGCTCCACGCCGACATCGACGTCAACAAGTCCTGCGGCGTCGGCCCCGGCATGCCCTTCGCCCACGCGCTACTTacctcctccctcctccctcgCCAGCCGCCGCCGGAGATCGGCCTGGTTCCCTGCGCCGTCGGCGGGACCAGCATCCAGGAGTGGGCGCGCGGGACGGCACTGTACGGCAGCTTAGTGCTGCGAGCGAGGTCGGCGACGGCGGCGGGGAGGCTGGCGGCGGTGCTCTGGTATCAGGGCGAGAGCGACACAGTGGCGCGCGAGGACGCGGAGGCCTACGGGGGACGCATGGAGAGGCTGATACAGGACCTGCGGGCGGATCTCTTCTCGCCGGAGCTGCGCCTGATCCAGGTGGCTCTTGCGTCAGGAGAAGGCAATTTCACAGAAGTGGTAAGGCAGGCGCAGAAGGGCATCAAGCTCCCTAATGTCGCCTGTGTTGACGGCAGAGGATTGCCACTCGAGGCAGATCATGTTCACCTGACGACCAAAGCCCAAGTGAAGCTTGGGAAGATGCTCGCAGAAGCCTACTTGAGCTTAACTGTAATGGCGGATTAA
- the LOC122024869 gene encoding probable carbohydrate esterase At4g34215 encodes MPSVGSRALALLCLAVLASARRLDPRRPLSGYDRTAPEALIFVLAGQSNMAGNGGVNGGPWDGVVPPQCRPSSSILRLDARLHWEVAREPLHADIDVNMSCGVGPGMPFAHALLTSSLFPRHPPPTIGLVPCAIGGTSIQEWARGTPLYGSLVRRATAAAAAAAAAAGRLAAVLWYQGESDTVVRADAEAYRGRMKRLIRDLRADLFSPELPLIQVALASGEGNFTEVVRHAQKGIKVPNVACVDGKGLPLEADHVHLTTEAQVKLGKMLAKAYLKLTATAD; translated from the coding sequence ATGCCGTCCGTTGGATCACGGGCGCTCGCGCTGCTCTGCCTCGCAGTGCTCGCCTCCGCGCGACGACTTGATCCCCGTCGCCCGCTGTCCGGCTACGATCGGACGGCGCCCGAGGCGCTCATCTTCGTGCTCGCGGGACAGAGCAACATGGCCGGGAATGGCGGCGTCAACGGCGGCCCTTGGGACGGCGTTGTCCCGCCGCAGTGCCGCCCGAGCAGCTCCATCCTGCGCCTCGACGCGCGCCTCCACTGGGAGGTGGCGCGGGAGCCGCTCCACGCCGACATCGACGTCAACATGAGCTGCGGCGTCGGCCCCGGCATGCCCTTCGCCCACGCGCTACTCACCTCCTCCCTCTTCCCGCGCCATCCGCCGCCGACGATCGGCCTGGTGCCCTGCGCTATCGGCGGGACCAGCATCCAGGAGTGGGCGCGCGGGACGCCACTGTACGGCAGCTTAGTGAGGCGagcgacggcggcggcggcggcggcggcggcggcggcggggaGGCTGGCAGCGGTGCTGTGGTACCAGGGCGAGAGCGACACAGTGGTGCGCGCGGACGCGGAAGCCTACAGGGGACGCATGAAGAGGCTGATACGGGACCTGCGGGCGGATCTCTTCTCGCCGGAGCTGCCCCTGATCCAGGTGGCTCTTGCGTCAGGAGAAGGCAATTTCACAGAAGTGGTAAGGCATGCGCAGAAGGGCATCAAGGTCCCTAATGTCGCTTGTGTTGACGGCAAAGGTTTGCCACTCGAGGCAGATCATGTCCACCTGACGACCGAAGCCCAAGTGAAGCTTGGGAAGATGCTAGCAAAAGCCTATTTGAAATTAACTGCAACGGCGGATTAA